In Rutidosis leptorrhynchoides isolate AG116_Rl617_1_P2 chromosome 2, CSIRO_AGI_Rlap_v1, whole genome shotgun sequence, one genomic interval encodes:
- the LOC139889043 gene encoding uncharacterized protein has protein sequence MANNNNNTNSNQFPTENENEFPNSFMHLLNHGASSNPNFGASSSNPNAQPYPNFSNYFPGQRLNEMQQQQLMQQQQFQLQNFNLQHMLHQQAMQAQQQNQYQHMLQQQSQPQRQSQQEQSQSQAPDTPTRKKRSHKKKIGGVSKKEIYKKKMWDPEEEAWLATCWIDSSEDSKKGNSQKISTLWNTIYEKFNNNERGWYRGDDQLTSKWRNVNRACKDFNGFYEDVKRNWRSGQNDEGIMKKALLIYKREKLKDFNMVQAWDVLKKHPKWYAPPPFGGEDEGDDDDDDDDNDVEEGFNDSFHVDLSDSRPIEKELFGSDRLQRPQGRDKAKKAAKRSVSSDAGTASRSTNSSKSSKYSEKKRRKKVHHSRLFEMRLTYNKPRKGFKFLKRICTG, from the exons AtggcaaacaacaacaacaatacaaaCTCCAACCAATTCCCTACTGAAAACGAAAACGAATTTCCGAATTCGTTTATGCATTTACTCAATCACGGGGCATCTTCTAATCCTAACTTTGGTGCATCTTCATCAAACCCTAATGCTCAACCAtatcccaattttagtaattacttTCCGGGTCAACGATTGAACGAGATGCAACAACAACAACTTATGCAACAACAACAATTTCAACTTCAAAATTTCAACTTACAACACATGTTGCATCAACAAGCTATGCAAGCTCAACAACAAAATCAATATCAACACATGttgcaacaacaatcacaacctcaAAGACAATCTCAACaagaacaatcgcaatcccaagcaCCCGACACGCCTACTAGAAAGAAAAGAAGCCATAAGAAAAAAATTGGGG GTGTATCGAAAAAGGAAATATATAAGAAAAAGATGTGGGATCCCGAAGAAGAAGCGTGGTTAGCCACTTGTTGGATTGACTCGTCCGAAGATTCAAAAAAGGGAAACTCTCAAAAAATAAGTACGTTGTGGAATACGATTTATGAGAAGTTTAACAACAATGAACGTGGTTGGTATCGTGGGGACGATCAATTGACGAGTAAATGGCGTAATGTTAATCGGGCGTGTAAGGATTTTAATGGTTTTTACGAGGATGTGAAACGCAATTGGCGTAGTGGTCAAAATGATGAAGGGATCATGAAAAAAGCGTTGCTTATTTATAAAAGAGAAAAGTTGAAAGATTTTAACATGGTTCAAGCGTGGGATGTTTTGAAAAAACATCCAAAATGGTATGCACCACCGCCTTTCGGGGGAGAGGACGAGggcgacgatgatgatgatgatgatgataacgatgttGAAGAAGGTTTTAATGATAGTTTTCATGTTGATCTTTCCGACTCGAGGCCGATTGAAAAAGAGTTGTTTGGTTCCGATCGTTTGCAAAGGCCTCAAGGTAGAGACAAGGCAAAAAAGGCAGCGAAACGATCCGTTTCATCCGATGCGGGCACGGCATCACGTTCAACAAATTCTTCCAAGTCCTCCAAATATTCGGAAAAAAAGAGGAGGAAAAAAGTACATCACTCGAGGCTTTTCGAAATGCGGCTTACTTACAACAAGCCGCGCAAGGGATTCAAATTCTTAAAACGGATATGCACGGGTTGA